In the Flavobacterium pallidum genome, one interval contains:
- a CDS encoding response regulator transcription factor — protein sequence MIKVAIVDDHQLFRKSLVLLVNSFKGVQVVSDSENGKVFIEKLEKTEIKPDIVLLDIEMPEMDGYETCIILRRNFPEIKVLIVSQLTTKESIHKILELGAHGYFTKNSDPGQLQQAIKSLEKTGYYFGMELGSVIREALLWQNRSNINVEETEVEQGGQEADKADKNGLSEREIEIIKMTCQEFSNADIAKELCISAKTVEGHKKRILDKTNTKNFIGAIIYAFRNNYLSMDDFGL from the coding sequence ATGATAAAAGTTGCCATCGTCGATGATCATCAACTGTTCAGGAAAAGCCTTGTCCTGCTGGTCAATTCGTTTAAAGGCGTACAGGTTGTCTCGGATTCCGAAAATGGAAAAGTCTTTATCGAAAAGCTGGAAAAAACGGAAATAAAACCAGATATCGTATTGCTTGATATTGAGATGCCTGAAATGGATGGATATGAAACCTGCATCATCCTGCGACGCAATTTTCCTGAGATCAAAGTACTTATAGTATCACAGCTTACCACCAAAGAAAGCATCCACAAGATACTGGAATTGGGAGCCCATGGATATTTCACAAAAAATTCCGATCCCGGCCAATTGCAGCAGGCCATCAAAAGCCTCGAAAAAACAGGTTACTATTTCGGTATGGAATTGGGAAGCGTGATCAGGGAAGCGCTGCTGTGGCAAAACCGCTCTAATATTAATGTAGAGGAAACCGAAGTAGAGCAAGGGGGGCAGGAAGCTGATAAGGCCGATAAAAACGGGCTAAGCGAAAGGGAAATTGAGATTATCAAGATGACTTGCCAGGAATTCAGTAATGCGGACATCGCCAAAGAACTTTGCATTTCTGCAAAAACTGTTGAAGGGCATAAAAAACGCATTCTCGATAAGACCAATACTAAAAACTTCATTGGAGCCATTATTTACGCATTCAGGAACAATTATTTATCCATGGACGACTTTGGCTTATAA
- a CDS encoding DUF1801 domain-containing protein, which produces MQSKATTVEQYLEELPEERKSAIGKLRATVRENLPDGFSEGIAYGMITYCVPHSIYPDGYHCNPKLPLPFMSIASQKNFIALHHIGIYANQKLLDWFVGEYPKHSKWKLDMGKGCIRFKKPEAIPFELIAELSRKISVQDWISIYENNLKR; this is translated from the coding sequence ATGCAATCAAAAGCCACCACAGTAGAACAATATCTTGAGGAGCTTCCTGAGGAACGCAAAAGTGCCATTGGAAAATTGCGGGCGACCGTTAGGGAAAATCTCCCCGATGGTTTTTCAGAAGGGATCGCATACGGCATGATTACCTATTGTGTGCCACACAGCATTTACCCGGATGGCTACCATTGCAACCCGAAATTACCCTTGCCTTTTATGAGCATCGCATCTCAAAAGAACTTCATTGCGCTGCATCACATCGGGATATATGCGAACCAAAAATTGCTGGATTGGTTTGTCGGGGAATATCCAAAACATTCTAAATGGAAACTTGACATGGGAAAGGGCTGTATACGGTTTAAGAAACCTGAAGCGATACCTTTTGAACTGATTGCGGAACTGAGCCGTAAAATTTCTGTTCAGGATTGGATTTCAATATACGAAAATAACCTGAAGAGGTAA
- a CDS encoding DUF3667 domain-containing protein: MSKSQIRKDKTCLNCNHVVDQRFCPNCGQENTDSRKTFHHLFIHFFEDLTHYENAFWKTIRNLLFKPASLTKEYLSGKRLSYLAPVRLYIFISFITFLMLSMLSSGEEEQEHRSLAELRPKPGVELSQSEAKAVREIDLVLSRQKRIDSLQAAGQFSREEAKTMKKSLEQQYQSISFGKEFGYKSMKELDSVQRSLPEDKKLGPFGYWFYSKMTMVNQDNMTGDELVTKFKESFLHNFPKVLFIYMPIFAFFLWLFHGKKRWYYFDHGIFTLHYFSFVLLVTLIAQSIDYLLGLMHSDIADIISSFLVFGFACWMLYYFFPAHHRFYGETRTVSFLKSVTLFIINFFIISAILFVFSVYTLINLH; encoded by the coding sequence ATGTCCAAAAGCCAAATCAGAAAAGACAAAACCTGCCTGAATTGCAACCATGTGGTCGACCAGCGTTTTTGCCCCAATTGTGGGCAGGAAAACACTGATTCGCGCAAGACTTTCCACCATCTTTTCATTCACTTTTTCGAAGACCTGACGCATTATGAGAACGCGTTCTGGAAAACGATCCGTAACCTGCTTTTCAAGCCGGCCTCGCTCACCAAAGAATATCTCTCGGGCAAGCGCCTCTCCTATCTGGCGCCGGTAAGGCTGTATATTTTTATCAGTTTCATTACTTTTCTTATGCTTTCGATGCTTTCCTCGGGAGAAGAGGAACAGGAACACCGTTCGCTGGCAGAACTCAGGCCGAAGCCAGGTGTCGAGTTGAGCCAGTCTGAAGCCAAAGCGGTCAGGGAAATCGATTTGGTATTGTCGCGGCAAAAAAGGATTGATTCGCTGCAGGCAGCGGGGCAGTTTTCCAGAGAGGAAGCCAAAACGATGAAAAAATCCCTGGAACAGCAATACCAATCGATAAGCTTTGGCAAGGAATTCGGTTACAAATCAATGAAAGAACTGGACTCGGTACAGCGCTCCCTGCCTGAAGATAAGAAACTCGGACCGTTCGGTTATTGGTTTTACAGCAAGATGACTATGGTCAATCAGGACAATATGACCGGTGATGAGCTTGTTACGAAATTCAAGGAGTCATTCCTGCACAATTTCCCGAAGGTATTGTTCATTTACATGCCGATTTTTGCTTTCTTTCTGTGGCTTTTCCATGGCAAGAAGCGCTGGTACTATTTCGACCACGGCATATTCACGCTGCATTATTTTTCATTTGTGCTGCTCGTGACGCTGATTGCGCAGTCAATCGATTATTTGCTTGGGCTGATGCATTCGGATATTGCCGACATTATCTCCAGTTTCCTTGTTTTCGGGTTCGCCTGCTGGATGCTGTACTATTTTTTTCCGGCGCACCACAGGTTTTACGGCGAAACACGCACCGTTTCGTTTCTGAAAAGCGTAACGCTGTTCATTATCAACTTTTTTATCATATCGGCCATACTATTCGTATTTTCGGTATATACATTAATCAATCTGCACTGA
- a CDS encoding dienelactone hydrolase family protein, whose product MKTLLYLCIAMIGGHLSAQLKPVAYYDGSQKLNGLSVTPSKAQKDKKGILVLPAWKGIDAHAKESAQKLADLGYYTFIADIYGEGNYPKDGAEAGKQAGFYKQDYKAYQKRIRLALEQLVKAGADPNKIVVIGYCFGGTGALEAARAAMPVKGVVSFHGGLKKDASRPNDPLAAKVLVLHGADDPNVPADEVAAFQNEMRDSKADWQMVFYANAVHAFTDPYAGSDNSKGAAYNEKADKRSWESMLDFVKEVLR is encoded by the coding sequence ATGAAAACGCTTCTTTACTTATGCATCGCAATGATCGGTGGCCATTTATCAGCTCAGCTGAAACCCGTAGCTTATTATGACGGCAGCCAAAAACTCAATGGTTTGTCCGTAACGCCTTCCAAAGCACAAAAAGATAAAAAAGGGATTCTCGTGCTCCCCGCCTGGAAAGGCATAGATGCACATGCGAAGGAAAGTGCGCAAAAGCTGGCCGATCTGGGTTATTATACTTTTATCGCCGATATTTACGGGGAAGGGAATTACCCGAAAGATGGTGCCGAAGCCGGAAAACAGGCAGGATTTTACAAGCAGGATTACAAAGCTTACCAAAAACGCATCAGACTCGCTTTGGAACAACTGGTAAAAGCCGGTGCTGATCCGAATAAAATCGTAGTCATCGGATACTGTTTCGGCGGGACCGGCGCACTTGAAGCTGCTCGTGCCGCAATGCCTGTAAAAGGCGTGGTGTCGTTTCACGGCGGATTGAAAAAAGATGCTTCCCGCCCAAATGACCCGCTTGCTGCGAAAGTGCTGGTACTTCACGGAGCGGACGATCCCAACGTGCCTGCTGACGAGGTGGCTGCTTTCCAGAACGAAATGCGGGATTCTAAAGCCGACTGGCAAATGGTGTTCTATGCCAATGCCGTGCATGCATTCACCGATCCTTATGCAGGCAGCGACAACTCGAAAGGTGCCGCTTACAATGAAAAAGCCGACAAACGCTCCTGGGAAAGCATGCTGGATTTCGTTAAAGAAGTCCTGAGGTAA
- a CDS encoding sensor histidine kinase yields MENQEVNTVLWIGTSVSLFFGGGLIFLVLFYQNHLAKIKRIEAELLLKAALQSEKNERTRIAADIHDGISGDLNAVRNFITILQKQEADEDKMSILKGIHSGIEAALQNTRSISYKLMPQLLESAGLVIALEDYFERLTAAYKGIEFNIEAPNKVSLAPEKAYEVFRIVQEFSTNMIKYGQISKCTVMFYERQDSVIIEIIEDGNPYNFDALFKISKGAGMGNIRSRLKILEAAFEQKQTTSGNHFSIVIKTSA; encoded by the coding sequence ATGGAAAATCAGGAAGTGAATACCGTTTTATGGATTGGCACTTCAGTCTCGCTTTTTTTTGGCGGCGGGCTGATTTTTCTGGTACTTTTTTACCAAAACCATTTGGCAAAAATCAAGAGGATCGAAGCTGAATTATTGCTTAAGGCAGCACTACAAAGTGAGAAAAACGAACGCACGCGCATCGCTGCTGATATCCATGATGGCATCTCTGGCGACCTGAATGCTGTGCGTAATTTTATCACGATCCTCCAAAAGCAGGAAGCAGACGAGGATAAAATGTCAATATTAAAAGGCATCCATTCCGGCATTGAAGCCGCATTGCAGAACACGCGCTCCATTTCATATAAGCTGATGCCGCAGTTACTGGAATCGGCTGGATTAGTCATTGCGCTCGAAGATTATTTTGAGAGGCTTACAGCTGCCTATAAGGGCATTGAGTTCAATATAGAAGCCCCAAATAAGGTCAGCCTTGCGCCGGAAAAAGCTTATGAGGTATTCAGGATTGTACAGGAGTTTTCAACGAATATGATTAAATACGGACAGATTTCAAAATGCACCGTCATGTTTTATGAACGTCAGGATAGCGTCATTATAGAAATAATAGAAGACGGGAATCCGTACAATTTTGACGCCTTGTTCAAAATTTCAAAAGGAGCCGGTATGGGCAACATTCGGTCACGTTTAAAAATACTGGAAGCCGCTTTTGAACAAAAGCAAACCACTTCAGGCAACCATTTTTCAATCGTCATAAAAACATCAGCATGA
- a CDS encoding DUF3892 domain-containing protein, whose protein sequence is MCTNHQIRFIKKSGLQRIDQRIAFIGGVNPDGTTWQISQKEAIIGIESGKWIFYITCNEEFSKVIVAVSPDADKYLKAELDFLDLSLLMLLPDYPLGLQLG, encoded by the coding sequence ATGTGTACTAATCATCAAATCCGTTTCATTAAGAAATCAGGACTGCAAAGAATCGACCAGAGAATTGCTTTTATAGGTGGCGTGAATCCAGATGGTACGACATGGCAAATATCTCAAAAAGAAGCTATTATCGGAATCGAATCCGGTAAATGGATATTTTACATCACCTGCAATGAAGAGTTTTCGAAAGTGATAGTAGCTGTAAGTCCTGATGCTGATAAATACCTCAAAGCAGAACTGGACTTCCTGGATTTGTCATTGTTAATGTTACTTCCAGATTATCCTTTAGGATTGCAATTGGGTTAA